The Polyangiaceae bacterium genome includes a region encoding these proteins:
- a CDS encoding DTW domain-containing protein has protein sequence MSLPERAYCYACLKPQVTCVCARVPRIDNQTAIWLLQHPRERRHAIGTARLLALGLAKLRLDVIFLNGPSGALPRPSPNAALLYPSPDARALESLGPDERPDQLIVLDGTWHHAHTLARDLGWLDDVPRVKLRDTTPSRYRIRREPRAECLSTVEAVVAALGVLEPETAGLERLLGAFDSMIDDQVEYVVRRAGPRRAKLRRASGARGVARAVSERWEDLTLVYAETAPGPPGVRALVQLAAVRPKSGERFDRIVRGPTPGGLFHMKLREADLAGGDDLAGLRAAWDGFRRPRDLIVAWNQSTLDALGAAGLEGHGLSLKSLWSNAVERAPGALESVLARAGLRPSPVPVRGRAAERLGNAVAVALALRERAGLAP, from the coding sequence ATGAGCCTCCCCGAGCGGGCTTACTGCTACGCCTGTCTGAAGCCGCAGGTGACCTGCGTGTGCGCGCGAGTACCGCGGATCGACAACCAGACCGCCATCTGGCTGCTGCAACACCCGCGCGAGCGTCGGCACGCCATCGGCACGGCGCGCCTGCTGGCGCTCGGCCTGGCCAAGCTGCGACTCGACGTGATCTTCCTGAATGGACCGAGCGGCGCGCTGCCGCGCCCGTCGCCGAACGCCGCGCTGCTCTATCCTTCGCCTGACGCCCGCGCGCTCGAGAGCCTCGGGCCCGACGAGCGGCCCGACCAGCTGATCGTGCTCGACGGGACCTGGCACCACGCGCACACGCTGGCGCGGGATCTCGGCTGGCTCGATGACGTTCCACGGGTGAAGCTCCGCGACACGACGCCGAGCCGCTATCGCATCCGCCGCGAGCCGCGCGCCGAGTGTCTCTCCACGGTAGAGGCCGTGGTCGCTGCGCTCGGCGTCCTCGAGCCCGAGACGGCAGGGCTCGAACGGTTGCTCGGCGCCTTCGACTCGATGATCGATGACCAGGTCGAGTACGTCGTGCGCCGCGCCGGACCGCGCCGCGCGAAGCTTCGCCGCGCGAGCGGCGCGCGGGGAGTCGCCCGCGCCGTCAGCGAGCGCTGGGAAGACCTCACGCTGGTGTACGCGGAGACGGCGCCGGGGCCACCCGGTGTGCGGGCTTTGGTGCAGCTCGCCGCGGTGCGCCCGAAGAGCGGCGAGCGCTTCGACCGCATCGTGCGAGGGCCCACCCCCGGCGGCCTGTTCCACATGAAGCTCCGCGAAGCGGACCTCGCGGGCGGCGACGATCTCGCGGGCCTCCGCGCGGCCTGGGACGGCTTTCGGCGTCCGCGCGATCTGATCGTGGCCTGGAATCAGAGCACCCTCGACGCCCTGGGGGCGGCAGGCCTCGAAGGGCACGGCCTGAGCCTGAAGTCCCTCTGGTCCAACGCCGTCGAGCGCGCCCCGGGCGCGCTCGAGAGCGTGCTCGCGCGAGCAGGCCTTCGCCCCTCGCCCGTCCCGGTCCGCGGCCGCGCGGCGGAGCGCCTAGGCAACGCCGTCGCGGTGGCGCTCGCGTTGCGCGAGCGCGCGGGGCTCGCCCCGTGA
- a CDS encoding dioxygenase codes for MPKSEGSPTPAGRTPVGFLAHGAPTLALDAERGADFRRWGEALGKPRALLVVSAHWEGAPVSIGTTERRELMYDFSGFPHALYQVRYPSPGAAELGERVAGLLGAGVRREPTRALDHGVWVPLVHMFPNADVPVLQISMPSALGSKELFALGQRLAPLRDEGVLILGSGNLTHNLRRLDWRGSGGTPAWASEFDSWIADVLMRQDFDTLVDYRTKAPALAENHPTEEHLQPVLVVAGAAASGAAAVSFPVQGFEYGSLSRRSVQLG; via the coding sequence ATGCCGAAGAGCGAAGGCTCCCCCACACCCGCGGGTCGGACGCCCGTCGGGTTCCTCGCCCACGGAGCGCCGACCTTGGCTCTGGACGCCGAGCGCGGCGCGGACTTCCGGCGCTGGGGTGAGGCGCTCGGCAAGCCGCGGGCCCTGCTGGTGGTGAGCGCGCACTGGGAGGGCGCGCCGGTGAGCATCGGAACCACCGAGCGGCGCGAGCTGATGTACGACTTCTCCGGCTTTCCGCACGCGCTCTACCAGGTGCGCTACCCGTCGCCGGGCGCGGCGGAGCTCGGGGAGCGAGTCGCGGGCCTGCTCGGCGCGGGTGTGCGGCGCGAGCCGACCCGAGCGCTGGACCACGGGGTCTGGGTGCCGCTCGTGCACATGTTCCCGAACGCCGACGTGCCGGTGCTGCAGATCTCGATGCCCAGCGCGCTGGGCTCGAAGGAGCTCTTCGCGCTCGGGCAACGCCTGGCGCCGCTCAGGGACGAAGGCGTGCTGATCTTGGGCAGCGGAAACCTGACCCACAATCTCCGCCGCTTGGATTGGCGCGGCAGCGGTGGGACCCCCGCGTGGGCCTCGGAGTTCGACTCCTGGATCGCCGACGTGCTGATGCGGCAGGACTTCGACACGCTCGTCGACTACCGGACGAAGGCTCCGGCGCTCGCCGAGAACCACCCGACCGAGGAGCACCTGCAGCCGGTCCTGGTGGTCGCGGGCGCGGCGGCGTCGGGCGCGGCGGCCGTCAGCTTTCCGGTGCAAGGCTTCGAGTACGGCAGCCTCAGCCGCCGCTCGGTGCAGCTCGGCTGA
- a CDS encoding MFS transporter — protein MSPAPAARPAERVITRRFALATLANLVFFVGVTSFFSLPVHLEALGASRAEVGRTMGAFGVAALVAIPLTGTLADRYGRRRFMLAGALAWFGLSLAFLWVDRVGPLVYALRLGQGFAFSLAFVATNAVIVDLAPPASLGRAIAWFGATTLVSHAVGPSLGEWVAHELGFHRLFQLSAAVSLLALPLYLAVPDVARPAARDLAGDIGMRGLALRRGAIGSLLCALGTAVTFGTALNFMPVFVRARGLPSHAPFFVAYVAAAILVRLTAGGLGDRVGHRPVGVAGALGFTLAALGFAFVHAPWQLVVLALCFGVSHGLAYPSMNATFVEGAPASARGRAMALFNLSFNVGVTLSAFVAGEIAQRFDYGAMWAVSGLVSLAGALAFALDRALTSHPA, from the coding sequence ATGAGCCCAGCACCTGCCGCTCGGCCGGCCGAGCGCGTGATCACGCGGCGCTTCGCCCTGGCGACGCTGGCGAACCTGGTCTTCTTCGTGGGAGTCACCAGCTTCTTCTCGCTGCCGGTTCACCTGGAGGCGCTCGGTGCCAGCCGCGCCGAAGTCGGGCGGACGATGGGCGCCTTCGGCGTCGCGGCCCTGGTCGCCATCCCGCTCACGGGCACCCTCGCGGACCGCTACGGACGCCGGCGCTTCATGCTGGCCGGTGCGCTCGCCTGGTTCGGGCTCTCCCTCGCGTTCCTGTGGGTCGATCGCGTCGGCCCTCTGGTCTACGCGCTCCGGCTCGGTCAGGGCTTCGCTTTCTCTCTGGCGTTCGTCGCGACCAACGCAGTGATCGTCGATCTGGCTCCGCCAGCCTCGCTGGGTCGGGCCATCGCCTGGTTCGGCGCGACCACGCTGGTGTCGCACGCGGTCGGGCCTTCGCTCGGGGAGTGGGTCGCCCACGAGCTGGGATTCCACCGGCTGTTCCAGCTCTCGGCGGCGGTGTCGCTCTTGGCGCTGCCGCTCTACCTGGCGGTGCCCGACGTGGCACGGCCGGCGGCGCGCGACCTGGCCGGCGACATCGGCATGCGCGGCCTGGCGCTGCGGCGCGGCGCCATCGGCTCGCTCCTGTGCGCGCTCGGCACGGCCGTCACCTTCGGCACCGCGCTGAACTTCATGCCGGTGTTCGTGCGCGCGCGCGGCCTGCCGAGCCACGCGCCCTTCTTCGTGGCCTACGTGGCGGCGGCGATCTTGGTGCGGCTCACGGCGGGCGGGCTCGGCGACCGCGTGGGGCACCGTCCGGTGGGCGTCGCCGGCGCGCTGGGCTTCACGCTGGCGGCGCTCGGCTTCGCCTTCGTGCACGCGCCCTGGCAGCTCGTGGTGTTGGCCCTGTGTTTCGGCGTCTCGCACGGGCTGGCCTACCCGAGCATGAACGCCACGTTCGTCGAGGGCGCTCCGGCGTCCGCCCGCGGGCGCGCCATGGCGCTGTTCAACCTCTCGTTCAACGTGGGCGTGACGCTGAGCGCGTTCGTCGCCGGGGAGATCGCGCAGCGCTTCGACTACGGCGCGATGTGGGCGGTGTCGGGGCTGGTGTCCCTGGCAGGCGCGCTGGCCTTCGCGCTCGATCGCGCGCTCACTTCACATCCAGCTTGA
- a CDS encoding TerB family tellurite resistance protein, protein MTPSEKNIVKSLVAVAWADGKVEQPESHVIEGLLAGFDASDEEEKELLEYAKERRTLEKDIPLSALGEEERELLLANAALLTHADGEQSESEKALLDKLIDLLGFSKETAEEILGSVKDGALRLGSNVLEDVK, encoded by the coding sequence ATGACGCCGAGCGAGAAGAACATCGTCAAGTCTCTGGTCGCGGTCGCCTGGGCCGACGGCAAGGTCGAGCAACCGGAGTCCCACGTCATCGAGGGGCTGCTCGCCGGCTTCGATGCCAGCGACGAGGAGGAGAAGGAGCTCCTGGAGTACGCGAAGGAGAGGCGCACCCTCGAGAAGGACATCCCGCTGTCCGCGCTGGGCGAAGAGGAACGGGAGCTCCTGCTCGCCAACGCGGCGCTGCTCACTCACGCGGACGGCGAGCAGAGCGAGAGCGAGAAGGCCCTGCTCGACAAGCTGATCGATCTGCTCGGCTTCAGCAAGGAGACAGCCGAAGAGATCCTCGGCTCGGTGAAGGACGGCGCCCTGCGCCTGGGGAGCAACGTGCTCGAAGACGTGAAGTAG
- a CDS encoding MFS transporter yields MARLPRTVIVLGLASLLTDLSSDMIYPLLPAYLAVTLGAGALGLGAMEGAAEATASLLKIASGRLADYFPKRKPLVVAGYSLSGLTRPLIGLALIWPLVIALRLLDRVGKGLRTAPRDALIADQTPPELRGRAFGLHRAMDNAGAVLGPLAAAGLLALGFSTREVFLWAALPGLLVVLVLAFGVREARRELPSAGTIAAAGGALGSPFRRVLFAVALFTLGNSSDMFLLLYLGHAGMGAPTIALVWAAHNVVRTVAVLLGGPIADRFDKRRLLMAGWLLYALTYAALTLTTSRFGIALLLIAYALYFGFVEPTERALVAELAPSTRRGAAFGWFHGVVGLTALPASALAGLVWWRVGPRATFALGAALAVVALGVLALLSPPRPVSRAAPSGG; encoded by the coding sequence GTGGCTCGTCTGCCGCGGACCGTAATCGTGCTCGGGCTGGCCAGCCTGCTCACCGATCTCTCCAGCGACATGATCTACCCGCTGCTTCCGGCTTACCTCGCCGTGACGCTGGGGGCGGGCGCGCTCGGCCTCGGCGCGATGGAGGGCGCGGCGGAGGCGACCGCGTCGCTGCTCAAGATCGCTAGTGGGCGGCTGGCGGACTACTTCCCCAAGAGGAAGCCGCTGGTCGTTGCCGGCTACTCGCTGTCCGGGCTCACGCGACCGCTGATCGGCCTGGCCCTGATCTGGCCCCTGGTGATCGCGCTCCGCCTGCTCGACCGAGTGGGCAAGGGTTTGCGCACCGCGCCGCGCGACGCGCTGATCGCGGACCAGACTCCGCCCGAGCTCCGCGGCCGCGCGTTCGGCCTGCACCGCGCGATGGACAACGCCGGTGCGGTGCTCGGGCCGCTGGCCGCGGCGGGGCTGCTCGCCCTGGGCTTCTCCACGCGTGAGGTCTTCCTCTGGGCAGCGCTGCCGGGCCTCTTGGTGGTCCTGGTGCTGGCGTTCGGGGTGCGGGAGGCGCGACGCGAGCTCCCCAGCGCGGGGACGATCGCCGCTGCCGGCGGGGCGCTCGGCTCCCCCTTCCGGCGTGTGCTCTTCGCCGTCGCGCTGTTCACGCTGGGCAACTCGAGCGACATGTTCCTGCTGCTCTACCTCGGGCACGCCGGGATGGGTGCGCCCACCATCGCGCTGGTCTGGGCCGCGCACAACGTGGTGCGCACCGTGGCGGTGCTGCTCGGCGGTCCGATCGCGGACCGCTTCGACAAGCGCCGCCTGCTGATGGCCGGCTGGCTCCTCTACGCGCTCACCTACGCAGCGCTCACGCTCACGACCTCCCGCTTCGGCATCGCGCTGCTCTTGATCGCCTACGCGCTGTACTTCGGCTTCGTCGAGCCCACCGAGCGGGCGCTGGTGGCCGAGCTCGCGCCCAGCACGCGGCGCGGCGCGGCCTTCGGTTGGTTCCACGGCGTGGTCGGGCTCACGGCTCTGCCGGCGAGCGCGCTCGCCGGGCTCGTCTGGTGGCGCGTCGGGCCGCGGGCGACGTTCGCGCTCGGGGCGGCCCTCGCCGTGGTTGCGCTCGGCGTGCTCGCGCTGCTCTCGCCGCCTCGCCCGGTCAGCCGAGCTGCACCGAGCGGCGGCTGA
- the sfsA gene encoding DNA/RNA nuclease SfsA codes for MSPLAFVPHAVPLVPGRLLGRRQRFFADVRLDDGREVVAHCVNTGRMEGLIEAGRRVYLSPARPERKLAYTWELLELDGTLLGVNTLMANRLVGAALEAKVLPGLRRYSELRREYPYAERSRVDFHLSTKSRQHFVEVKNCHLVYPDGFGYFPDAPSERGRRHLDELATLTRQSHSASVIFTVQRTGARGVRPSDLHDPLLARAARRASRAGVRFRALEIEPTLLGYRVERELPVDLEPYDTELLKRLS; via the coding sequence GTGAGCCCGCTCGCCTTCGTGCCTCACGCCGTGCCGCTCGTCCCCGGCCGCTTGCTCGGCCGCCGGCAGCGCTTCTTCGCCGACGTGCGCCTGGACGATGGACGCGAGGTCGTCGCCCACTGCGTCAACACCGGGCGCATGGAGGGGCTGATCGAAGCAGGCCGCCGCGTGTACCTCTCCCCTGCCCGGCCCGAACGCAAGCTCGCGTACACCTGGGAGCTGCTCGAGCTCGACGGCACCCTGCTCGGTGTGAACACCCTCATGGCGAACCGCCTCGTCGGCGCGGCGCTGGAGGCCAAGGTCCTGCCCGGCTTGCGGCGCTACTCCGAGCTCCGGCGCGAGTACCCCTACGCCGAGCGCTCTCGCGTCGACTTTCACTTGTCGACCAAGTCGCGCCAGCACTTCGTCGAGGTGAAGAACTGTCACCTGGTCTACCCGGACGGCTTCGGATACTTTCCCGACGCTCCGAGCGAGCGCGGCCGGCGCCACCTCGACGAGCTGGCGACCCTCACGCGGCAGAGTCACTCGGCCAGCGTGATCTTCACGGTGCAACGCACGGGCGCGCGGGGCGTGCGTCCCTCCGACCTGCACGACCCGCTCCTGGCCCGAGCGGCGCGCCGAGCCTCCCGCGCCGGCGTGCGCTTCCGCGCGCTCGAGATCGAGCCGACGCTCCTGGGCTATCGCGTCGAGCGTGAGCTGCCGGTCGATCTCGAGCCCTACGACACCGAGCTCTTGAAGCGCCTGTCGTGA
- a CDS encoding ribbon-helix-helix protein, CopG family yields MRLDDEDRALLEACVAREKLSKSDIMRRALRAYAETIGAKPAEVKKPRRPKPKR; encoded by the coding sequence ATGCGACTAGACGACGAGGATCGAGCGCTGCTCGAGGCGTGCGTGGCCCGCGAGAAGCTCAGCAAGAGCGACATCATGCGGCGCGCGCTTCGAGCGTACGCAGAGACCATCGGCGCGAAGCCTGCCGAAGTGAAGAAGCCCAGGCGCCCGAAGCCGAAACGCTGA
- a CDS encoding PhnD/SsuA/transferrin family substrate-binding protein, translating into MSRIRLGVALSELGRRSKRREEPSDGPTRAELDRFCGELSSATGLDIVAYAAPRYDRLLYRLKAGEVDLAWLSPVVALAALRAEVSPVALPERGESAWYWSALFVRAGSPLHSVSNLHRARAVWVDEDSASGFLVMRAALRAEGFDVEHGFASQSFARTHDAVVRAVLDDDRAVGATYLHLDASGAIEGAGWGSAEVEVLKRAGPIPSDVLAASSTLDQGTVHALSTALCESPSPALLEAGRALFRARRFVPADPAQLAHLRALERYLIRTTTFPTR; encoded by the coding sequence GTGTCTCGTATCCGCCTGGGCGTCGCGCTGTCCGAGCTCGGGCGCCGGAGCAAGCGGCGAGAGGAGCCGAGCGACGGCCCGACCCGCGCGGAGCTCGATCGCTTCTGCGGCGAGCTGTCGAGCGCCACCGGCCTCGACATCGTGGCCTACGCGGCGCCGCGCTACGACCGCCTGCTCTACCGGCTCAAGGCCGGGGAGGTCGATCTGGCCTGGCTCTCCCCGGTCGTCGCCCTGGCCGCGCTGCGCGCCGAGGTCAGCCCCGTGGCGCTGCCCGAGCGCGGCGAGAGCGCCTGGTATTGGTCCGCGCTGTTCGTGCGCGCGGGCTCGCCCCTGCACTCGGTGTCCAACCTGCACCGGGCCCGCGCGGTCTGGGTGGACGAGGACAGCGCCTCGGGGTTCCTGGTGATGCGCGCGGCGCTCCGCGCCGAAGGTTTCGACGTGGAGCATGGCTTCGCCAGCCAGAGCTTCGCGCGCACCCACGACGCCGTGGTGCGAGCGGTGCTCGACGACGACCGCGCGGTCGGCGCGACCTACCTGCACCTGGACGCGAGCGGGGCCATCGAGGGCGCGGGCTGGGGGAGCGCCGAGGTGGAGGTGCTGAAGCGCGCGGGGCCCATCCCGTCGGACGTGCTCGCGGCGTCCTCGACGCTGGATCAAGGCACCGTCCACGCGCTCTCCACCGCGCTCTGCGAGTCGCCGTCCCCTGCCCTGCTCGAGGCCGGGCGGGCCCTCTTCCGCGCGCGGCGCTTCGTCCCGGCGGATCCCGCGCAGCTCGCCCACCTGCGCGCGCTCGAGCGCTACCTGATCCGCACCACGACCTTCCCGACCCGGTGA
- a CDS encoding class I SAM-dependent methyltransferase: protein MDRFRRFDEAYYHRFYEDPKTRVTSQEEHAALAEFVFAFARYNSIEVKSVLDIGAGVGHWKRWIEKNVKGVAYTGTEVSQAMCKKYGFSHRDIARWRDRKKHDLIVCQGVLQYLPDPDVAPAVANIAAMSKGLVYLEVTTRLDLRERCDQTRTDADIHIRNGSYYRGILNKHFINVGCGLWWSKEREIPFFELEMSG from the coding sequence ATGGACCGTTTCCGGCGCTTCGATGAAGCCTACTACCATCGCTTCTACGAAGACCCGAAGACCCGCGTGACCTCCCAGGAGGAGCACGCCGCGCTGGCGGAGTTCGTGTTCGCGTTCGCGCGCTACAACAGCATCGAGGTCAAGAGCGTCCTCGACATCGGCGCCGGCGTCGGCCACTGGAAACGTTGGATCGAGAAGAACGTCAAGGGTGTCGCCTACACGGGGACCGAGGTCAGCCAGGCGATGTGCAAGAAGTACGGCTTCTCGCACCGGGACATCGCGCGCTGGCGCGACCGCAAGAAGCACGATCTGATCGTGTGCCAGGGCGTGCTGCAATACCTGCCGGATCCGGACGTGGCGCCGGCCGTGGCGAACATCGCCGCCATGAGCAAGGGCTTGGTCTACCTGGAGGTGACCACTCGGCTCGACTTGCGCGAGCGCTGCGATCAGACGCGCACCGACGCGGACATCCACATCCGCAACGGCTCGTACTATCGCGGCATCTTGAACAAACACTTCATCAACGTGGGTTGCGGGCTCTGGTGGAGCAAAGAGCGGGAGATCCCGTTCTTCGAGCTCGAGATGTCGGGTTGA
- a CDS encoding SDR family oxidoreductase, with protein sequence MRVFAEDLLAGQVALITGGGSGIGAGVARRLAEQGAKVALVGRKLDKLESSAARIRDAGGTARCFAADVRDYAALEAAVRSVVAEWGRLDVLINSAAGNFLAPAAGLSANGFKSVIEIDLVGTFNASRACFEPLAVRGGSIVSITATQAWVPTPLQCHAGAAKAGIAKLTQDLALEWGGSKIRVNAVAPGPIADTEGMRRLAPADSEAQKRLEGSMPIGRWGSVAEVADAVLFLVSPAAGFITGTTLVVDGGQSLLGAGNLFSLGG encoded by the coding sequence ATGAGGGTCTTCGCCGAAGACTTGCTGGCGGGGCAGGTCGCTTTGATCACGGGTGGTGGCAGCGGCATCGGCGCCGGCGTGGCGCGGCGCCTGGCCGAACAAGGGGCCAAGGTCGCGCTGGTCGGCCGCAAGCTCGACAAGCTCGAGTCGAGCGCCGCGCGGATCCGCGACGCCGGCGGAACAGCGAGGTGCTTTGCCGCCGACGTGCGGGACTACGCGGCGCTCGAGGCGGCGGTCCGGAGCGTGGTCGCCGAGTGGGGTCGGCTCGACGTCTTGATCAACTCCGCGGCCGGCAATTTCCTGGCGCCGGCCGCTGGTCTCTCTGCCAACGGCTTCAAGAGCGTGATCGAGATCGATCTGGTCGGGACCTTCAACGCCTCCCGGGCCTGCTTCGAGCCGCTCGCGGTACGCGGAGGCAGCATCGTCAGCATCACCGCCACGCAGGCTTGGGTGCCAACTCCCTTGCAGTGCCACGCCGGCGCCGCCAAGGCCGGCATCGCCAAGCTCACCCAAGATCTCGCGCTCGAGTGGGGCGGCAGCAAGATCCGGGTGAACGCCGTGGCGCCAGGGCCCATCGCCGACACCGAGGGCATGCGTCGCCTCGCGCCGGCGGACTCCGAGGCGCAGAAGCGGCTCGAGGGCAGCATGCCCATCGGGCGCTGGGGCAGCGTCGCGGAGGTCGCCGACGCGGTCCTGTTCCTGGTCTCGCCGGCCGCCGGCTTCATCACCGGCACGACCTTGGTGGTGGACGGCGGGCAGTCGTTGCTCGGGGCGGGCAACCTCTTCTCGCTCGGAGGCTGA
- the gorA gene encoding glutathione-disulfide reductase produces MNSWDYLVVGGGSGGIASARRAAEHGARVALIEAARLGGTCVNVGCVPKKIMWNTAAIADALGDAGDFGFDVDVAGFDWAKMKAGRDAYVERLNGIYAKNLERSGVSRISGRARFVEPRVLEVGGERHGAEHVLLATGGRPRVPDVPGAELGITSDGFFELTALPRRVAIVGAGYIAAELAGMLTSLGAEVTLLLRHEELLRRFDVSLRETLMREMAAQGINVMSCIHLSRVERSADGSLSLCSSTGEELSGLDALIWAVGRDPNTEGLGLAAAGVECDAEGHVRVDEWQDTSAEGVHAVGDVTGKWPLTPVAIAAGRRLADRLFGNVPDARLEYENIPSVVFSHPPIGTVGLTEDEARDKWGDSVKIFSSRFTNLYHALTKRRTSSVVKLVTVGPRQEVVGVHVIGIGADELIQGFAVAVRMGATKADFDRTVAIHPTAAEEVVTLK; encoded by the coding sequence ATGAACAGCTGGGACTACCTGGTCGTCGGTGGCGGCAGCGGGGGCATCGCGTCGGCGCGGCGCGCCGCCGAGCACGGCGCGCGCGTCGCGCTGATCGAGGCCGCGCGGCTCGGCGGCACCTGCGTCAACGTGGGTTGTGTACCCAAGAAGATCATGTGGAACACCGCCGCCATCGCCGACGCGCTGGGGGACGCCGGCGATTTCGGCTTCGACGTGGACGTCGCCGGCTTCGACTGGGCCAAGATGAAGGCCGGGCGCGACGCCTACGTGGAGCGCCTGAACGGCATCTACGCCAAGAACCTCGAGCGCTCCGGCGTGTCGCGCATCAGCGGGCGCGCGCGCTTCGTCGAGCCGCGCGTGCTCGAGGTCGGCGGCGAGCGGCATGGCGCCGAGCACGTGCTGCTCGCCACCGGCGGGCGCCCGCGCGTCCCGGACGTGCCTGGCGCCGAGCTCGGCATCACCTCCGACGGCTTCTTCGAGCTCACGGCCTTGCCGCGGCGGGTGGCCATCGTGGGTGCGGGCTACATCGCCGCGGAGCTCGCCGGCATGCTGACCTCCCTCGGGGCCGAGGTCACGCTCCTGCTCCGCCACGAGGAGCTGCTGCGCCGCTTCGACGTATCGCTGCGCGAGACCTTGATGCGGGAGATGGCCGCCCAGGGCATCAACGTGATGAGCTGCATCCACCTGAGCCGCGTCGAACGATCGGCGGACGGCAGCTTGAGCCTGTGCAGCTCTACGGGGGAGGAGCTCTCCGGCCTCGACGCGCTGATCTGGGCGGTCGGGCGCGACCCGAACACCGAGGGGCTCGGCTTGGCCGCGGCCGGCGTGGAGTGTGACGCCGAGGGTCATGTGCGCGTGGACGAGTGGCAGGACACCAGCGCCGAGGGGGTCCATGCCGTGGGCGACGTCACCGGGAAGTGGCCGCTCACGCCGGTGGCCATCGCGGCCGGGAGGCGGCTCGCGGATCGCCTGTTCGGCAACGTGCCGGATGCGCGCCTCGAGTACGAGAACATCCCGAGCGTGGTGTTCAGCCATCCCCCGATCGGCACCGTGGGCCTGACGGAGGACGAGGCGCGGGACAAATGGGGCGACTCGGTGAAGATCTTCTCTTCGCGCTTCACCAACCTCTACCACGCGCTCACCAAGCGCCGGACGTCGAGCGTGGTGAAGCTCGTGACGGTCGGTCCGAGGCAGGAGGTCGTCGGCGTGCACGTGATCGGCATCGGCGCCGACGAGCTGATCCAGGGCTTCGCAGTGGCGGTGCGCATGGGCGCGACCAAGGCCGACTTCGATCGTACCGTGGCCATCCATCCGACCGCCGCCGAAGAGGTCGTGACGCTGAAGTGA
- a CDS encoding DUF502 domain-containing protein, producing the protein MTKTLLGYFWRGCLVLAPVSITVYIAWLVFTTVDRILPVGVPGLGFVLTLGLITLVGFLTSNVIGGAVVRETEKWLAKVPLIKLLYTSIRDLVGAFVGDKKKFDRPVAVALVPGSQAKALGFVTRESLAQIEMKGHLAVYFPQSYNFAGNVLLVPREQVETLSATSSDVMAFIVSGGVSGLGIEPPPVSGRGGPDKTLIMHAPDKPKE; encoded by the coding sequence ATGACGAAGACCCTGCTCGGCTACTTCTGGCGTGGTTGCCTGGTGCTCGCTCCGGTCAGCATCACTGTCTACATCGCGTGGCTCGTCTTCACCACCGTCGATCGCATCCTACCGGTGGGCGTGCCCGGGCTCGGCTTCGTCCTCACCCTGGGGCTCATCACGCTGGTCGGCTTCCTGACCTCCAACGTGATCGGCGGAGCGGTGGTGCGCGAGACGGAGAAGTGGCTGGCCAAGGTCCCCTTGATCAAGCTGCTCTACACCTCGATCCGCGATCTGGTCGGCGCCTTCGTCGGCGACAAGAAGAAGTTCGACCGTCCGGTGGCTGTCGCGCTCGTCCCGGGCAGCCAGGCCAAGGCGCTGGGCTTCGTGACCCGGGAGTCGCTGGCGCAGATCGAGATGAAGGGGCACCTCGCGGTCTACTTCCCGCAGTCCTACAACTTCGCAGGCAACGTGCTGCTCGTGCCGCGCGAACAGGTGGAGACGCTGAGCGCTACGAGCAGCGACGTGATGGCGTTCATCGTCTCCGGCGGCGTCTCCGGCCTGGGCATCGAGCCACCACCGGTCTCGGGCCGTGGCGGCCCCGACAAGACGCTGATCATGCACGCGCCGGACAAGCCCAAGGAGTGA